A portion of the Gigantopelta aegis isolate Gae_Host chromosome 10, Gae_host_genome, whole genome shotgun sequence genome contains these proteins:
- the LOC121382870 gene encoding zinc finger protein 202-like isoform X19, whose amino-acid sequence MDKQYSVKFFTSFVEAMQKLCREYLEFEQGVELSGYLAVEIDNFKKERYVLSEMLQSNGSVISESYCTKAFKTLRKEIPRNSGAHGSENIAPRDHMTRTGRSHSEEVTIVLRESPETVLHRPSYPIHTTTPRKQMSSHSQRHGFHANQRAQLSNRLRENSSASATNPFDSSQTHSKGQQREEAQPLQIMPRALEAEMKDSSWNASSESNSPHVGSPSSVTPQSPAAIGQKRAYQNTDSSNSPAPVKKDRVDESLQSLFDAAREIAEVSQANIDSIKNNYPGTSTTALASTSTTAASASATATSSSTSVSLDESIRLPLPVEVKQEKEDDIPYMVIDNPSDTEVKTFPGEAMFGGDQNSSAVYSGDQSSMSQSVYGDSVHTSDSPGGASWDMGQQMEKSPNFTKLSSTDILISGMSFVCSLCGRAFTYRTNLIRHHKSIHEQKRYACKVCCQQFSRMYALNSHMKAHGHYA is encoded by the exons ATGGATAAACAGTATTCTGTGAAATTTTTCACTTCATTTGTTGAAGCGATGCAAAAGTTGTGTCGAGAATATTTGGAATTTGAACAAGGCGTGGAGCTTAGTGGCTACTTGGCTGTTGAGATTGATAATTTTAAGAAGGAAAGATATGTGCTGAGTGAAATGTTACAAAGTAATGGCAGTGTGATCAGTGAAAGTTATTGTACAAAAGCATTTAAGACTCTTAGAAAAGAAATCCCCAGAAACAGTGGTGCTCATGGGAGTGAAAACATTGCCCCGAGGGATCACATGACCAGAACAGGCAGATCCCATTCTGAGGAGGTGACCATAGTATTACGTGAGAGCCCAGAAACTGTTTTGCATCGTCCAAGTTATCCCATTCATACAACTACCCCACGAAAACAGATGTCTAGTCATAGCCAAAGGCATGGTTTTCACGCCAACCAAAGGGCCCAGCTGTCTAATCGACTGAGAGAGAATTCCTCTGCGTCTGCTACCAACCCATTTGATTCATCACAAACTCACAGCAAGGGGCAGCAGCGGGAAGAAGCTCAACCGTTACAAATTATGCCTCGTGCTCTGGAGGCAGAAATGAAGGACTCTTCCTGGAATGCATCATCTGAATCCAACAGTCCTCATGTTGGCTCACCTTCGTCAGTCACCCCACAATCACCTGCAGCCATTGGTCAAAAACGGGCATATCAAAATACAGACAGCTCCAACTCACCAGCTCCTGTCAAAAAAG ATAGAGTTGATGAGAGCTTACAGTCATTGTTTGATGCAGCACGAGAAATAGCAGAAGTGTCTCAAGCCAATATAGActctattaaaaacaattatccaGGCACATCGACAACCGCATTAGCATCCACATCCACCACAGCTGCCAGTGCCTCAGCTACAGCAACCTCCAGCTCTACCTCTGTGTCTTTGGATGAAAGTATTCGCTTGCCACTGCCTGTAGAAGTTAAACAGGAGAAGGAAGATGACATTCCATACATGGTGATAGATAACCCCTCCGACACGGAGGTGAAGACATTCCCCGGTGAAGCCATGTTTGGTGGTGATCAGAACAGTTCAGCAGTGTATTCTGGTGACCAGTCTTCTATGTCACAGAGTGTCTATGGG GACTCTGTGCATACATCTGACTCACCAGGAGGTGCATCGTGGGACATGGGCCAACA AATGGAGAAAAGCCCCAACTTCACTAAATTGAGCAGCACTGATATATTGATCAGTGGTATGTCGTTTGTGTGCAGTTTGTGTGGCCGGGCCTTTACCTACCGCACCAACTTGATACGGCATCACAAGAGCATTCACGAGCAGAAGCGATATGCATGCAAGGTGTGCTGCCAACAGTTTAGTCGGATGTATGCACTGAATTCACACATGAAGGCTCATGGGCATTATGCATGA
- the LOC121382870 gene encoding putative protein TPRXL isoform X25, with protein sequence MDKQYSVKFFTSFVEAMQKLCREYLEFEQGVELSGYLAVEIDNFKKERYVLSEMLQSNGSVISESYCTKAFKTLRKEIPRNSGAHGSENIAPRDHMTRTGRSHSEEVTIVLRESPETVLHRPSYPIHTTTPRKQMSSHSQRHGFHANQRAQLSNRLRENSSASATNPFDSSQTHSKGQQREEAQPLQIMPRALEAEMKDSSWNASSESNSPHVGSPSSVTPQSPAAIGQKRAYQNTDSSNSPAPVKKDRVDESLQSLFDAAREIAEVSQANIDSIKNNYPGTSTTALASTSTTAASASATATSSSTSVSLDESIRLPLPVEVKQEKEDDIPYMVIDNPSDTEVKTFPGEAMFGGDQNSSAVYSGDQSSMSQSVYGDSVHTSDSPGGASWDMGQQFL encoded by the exons ATGGATAAACAGTATTCTGTGAAATTTTTCACTTCATTTGTTGAAGCGATGCAAAAGTTGTGTCGAGAATATTTGGAATTTGAACAAGGCGTGGAGCTTAGTGGCTACTTGGCTGTTGAGATTGATAATTTTAAGAAGGAAAGATATGTGCTGAGTGAAATGTTACAAAGTAATGGCAGTGTGATCAGTGAAAGTTATTGTACAAAAGCATTTAAGACTCTTAGAAAAGAAATCCCCAGAAACAGTGGTGCTCATGGGAGTGAAAACATTGCCCCGAGGGATCACATGACCAGAACAGGCAGATCCCATTCTGAGGAGGTGACCATAGTATTACGTGAGAGCCCAGAAACTGTTTTGCATCGTCCAAGTTATCCCATTCATACAACTACCCCACGAAAACAGATGTCTAGTCATAGCCAAAGGCATGGTTTTCACGCCAACCAAAGGGCCCAGCTGTCTAATCGACTGAGAGAGAATTCCTCTGCGTCTGCTACCAACCCATTTGATTCATCACAAACTCACAGCAAGGGGCAGCAGCGGGAAGAAGCTCAACCGTTACAAATTATGCCTCGTGCTCTGGAGGCAGAAATGAAGGACTCTTCCTGGAATGCATCATCTGAATCCAACAGTCCTCATGTTGGCTCACCTTCGTCAGTCACCCCACAATCACCTGCAGCCATTGGTCAAAAACGGGCATATCAAAATACAGACAGCTCCAACTCACCAGCTCCTGTCAAAAAAG ATAGAGTTGATGAGAGCTTACAGTCATTGTTTGATGCAGCACGAGAAATAGCAGAAGTGTCTCAAGCCAATATAGActctattaaaaacaattatccaGGCACATCGACAACCGCATTAGCATCCACATCCACCACAGCTGCCAGTGCCTCAGCTACAGCAACCTCCAGCTCTACCTCTGTGTCTTTGGATGAAAGTATTCGCTTGCCACTGCCTGTAGAAGTTAAACAGGAGAAGGAAGATGACATTCCATACATGGTGATAGATAACCCCTCCGACACGGAGGTGAAGACATTCCCCGGTGAAGCCATGTTTGGTGGTGATCAGAACAGTTCAGCAGTGTATTCTGGTGACCAGTCTTCTATGTCACAGAGTGTCTATGGG GACTCTGTGCATACATCTGACTCACCAGGAGGTGCATCGTGGGACATGGGCCAACA gttcttgtaa
- the LOC121382870 gene encoding putative protein TPRXL isoform X23, protein MDKQYSVKFFTSFVEAMQKLCREYLEFEQGVELSGYLAVEIDNFKKERYVLSEMLQSNGSVISESYCTKAFKTLRKEIPRNSGAHGSENIAPRDHMTRTGRSHSEEVTIVLRESPETVLHRPSYPIHTTTPRKQMSSHSQRHGFHANQRAQLSNRLRENSSASATNPFDSSQTHSKGQQREEAQPLQIMPRALEAEMKDSSWNASSESNSPHVGSPSSVTPQSPAAIGQKRAYQNTDSSNSPAPVKKDRVDESLQSLFDAAREIAEVSQANIDSIKNNYPGTSTTALASTSTTAASASATATSSSTSVSLDESIRLPLPVEVKQEKEDDIPYMVIDNPSDTEVKTFPGEAMFGGDQNSSAVYSGDQSSMSQSVYGDSVHTSDSPGGASWDMGQQQSVAAETRNIQLIEKRRTTNSCPHCNNVYSQRSTLTIDCC, encoded by the exons ATGGATAAACAGTATTCTGTGAAATTTTTCACTTCATTTGTTGAAGCGATGCAAAAGTTGTGTCGAGAATATTTGGAATTTGAACAAGGCGTGGAGCTTAGTGGCTACTTGGCTGTTGAGATTGATAATTTTAAGAAGGAAAGATATGTGCTGAGTGAAATGTTACAAAGTAATGGCAGTGTGATCAGTGAAAGTTATTGTACAAAAGCATTTAAGACTCTTAGAAAAGAAATCCCCAGAAACAGTGGTGCTCATGGGAGTGAAAACATTGCCCCGAGGGATCACATGACCAGAACAGGCAGATCCCATTCTGAGGAGGTGACCATAGTATTACGTGAGAGCCCAGAAACTGTTTTGCATCGTCCAAGTTATCCCATTCATACAACTACCCCACGAAAACAGATGTCTAGTCATAGCCAAAGGCATGGTTTTCACGCCAACCAAAGGGCCCAGCTGTCTAATCGACTGAGAGAGAATTCCTCTGCGTCTGCTACCAACCCATTTGATTCATCACAAACTCACAGCAAGGGGCAGCAGCGGGAAGAAGCTCAACCGTTACAAATTATGCCTCGTGCTCTGGAGGCAGAAATGAAGGACTCTTCCTGGAATGCATCATCTGAATCCAACAGTCCTCATGTTGGCTCACCTTCGTCAGTCACCCCACAATCACCTGCAGCCATTGGTCAAAAACGGGCATATCAAAATACAGACAGCTCCAACTCACCAGCTCCTGTCAAAAAAG ATAGAGTTGATGAGAGCTTACAGTCATTGTTTGATGCAGCACGAGAAATAGCAGAAGTGTCTCAAGCCAATATAGActctattaaaaacaattatccaGGCACATCGACAACCGCATTAGCATCCACATCCACCACAGCTGCCAGTGCCTCAGCTACAGCAACCTCCAGCTCTACCTCTGTGTCTTTGGATGAAAGTATTCGCTTGCCACTGCCTGTAGAAGTTAAACAGGAGAAGGAAGATGACATTCCATACATGGTGATAGATAACCCCTCCGACACGGAGGTGAAGACATTCCCCGGTGAAGCCATGTTTGGTGGTGATCAGAACAGTTCAGCAGTGTATTCTGGTGACCAGTCTTCTATGTCACAGAGTGTCTATGGG GACTCTGTGCATACATCTGACTCACCAGGAGGTGCATCGTGGGACATGGGCCAACA
- the LOC121382870 gene encoding putative protein TPRXL isoform X24, translating to MDKQYSVKFFTSFVEAMQKLCREYLEFEQGVELSGYLAVEIDNFKKERYVLSEMLQSNGSVISESYCTKAFKTLRKEIPRNSGAHGSENIAPRDHMTRTGRSHSEEVTIVLRESPETVLHRPSYPIHTTTPRKQMSSHSQRHGFHANQRAQLSNRLRENSSASATNPFDSSQTHSKGQQREEAQPLQIMPRALEAEMKDSSWNASSESNSPHVGSPSSVTPQSPAAIGQKRAYQNTDSSNSPAPVKKDRVDESLQSLFDAAREIAEVSQANIDSIKNNYPGTSTTALASTSTTAASASATATSSSTSVSLDESIRLPLPVEVKQEKEDDIPYMVIDNPSDTEVKTFPGEAMFGGDQNSSAVYSGDQSSMSQSVYGDSVHTSDSPGGASWDMGQQCPAPFVSSVGPKYRSMGPMDIETYKLMLG from the exons ATGGATAAACAGTATTCTGTGAAATTTTTCACTTCATTTGTTGAAGCGATGCAAAAGTTGTGTCGAGAATATTTGGAATTTGAACAAGGCGTGGAGCTTAGTGGCTACTTGGCTGTTGAGATTGATAATTTTAAGAAGGAAAGATATGTGCTGAGTGAAATGTTACAAAGTAATGGCAGTGTGATCAGTGAAAGTTATTGTACAAAAGCATTTAAGACTCTTAGAAAAGAAATCCCCAGAAACAGTGGTGCTCATGGGAGTGAAAACATTGCCCCGAGGGATCACATGACCAGAACAGGCAGATCCCATTCTGAGGAGGTGACCATAGTATTACGTGAGAGCCCAGAAACTGTTTTGCATCGTCCAAGTTATCCCATTCATACAACTACCCCACGAAAACAGATGTCTAGTCATAGCCAAAGGCATGGTTTTCACGCCAACCAAAGGGCCCAGCTGTCTAATCGACTGAGAGAGAATTCCTCTGCGTCTGCTACCAACCCATTTGATTCATCACAAACTCACAGCAAGGGGCAGCAGCGGGAAGAAGCTCAACCGTTACAAATTATGCCTCGTGCTCTGGAGGCAGAAATGAAGGACTCTTCCTGGAATGCATCATCTGAATCCAACAGTCCTCATGTTGGCTCACCTTCGTCAGTCACCCCACAATCACCTGCAGCCATTGGTCAAAAACGGGCATATCAAAATACAGACAGCTCCAACTCACCAGCTCCTGTCAAAAAAG ATAGAGTTGATGAGAGCTTACAGTCATTGTTTGATGCAGCACGAGAAATAGCAGAAGTGTCTCAAGCCAATATAGActctattaaaaacaattatccaGGCACATCGACAACCGCATTAGCATCCACATCCACCACAGCTGCCAGTGCCTCAGCTACAGCAACCTCCAGCTCTACCTCTGTGTCTTTGGATGAAAGTATTCGCTTGCCACTGCCTGTAGAAGTTAAACAGGAGAAGGAAGATGACATTCCATACATGGTGATAGATAACCCCTCCGACACGGAGGTGAAGACATTCCCCGGTGAAGCCATGTTTGGTGGTGATCAGAACAGTTCAGCAGTGTATTCTGGTGACCAGTCTTCTATGTCACAGAGTGTCTATGGG GACTCTGTGCATACATCTGACTCACCAGGAGGTGCATCGTGGGACATGGGCCAACA